One genomic segment of Podarcis muralis chromosome 18, rPodMur119.hap1.1, whole genome shotgun sequence includes these proteins:
- the TMEM59L gene encoding transmembrane protein 59-like isoform X3, whose translation MVQLSLPYITTGKTRSLTIRTFVGKDAVLNACYRGCRLFSICHFVDATADLNATRVECESACMEAYAGGDEQFGCTTGCRTQLPETDSRGEKVLDPKPASFSVFDLVSSFCNDIVSSAQSFISSTWTFYLQADDGKVVVFQSQPEIEYPVPEVQAPKSEVLEKAWAPSTSNTLKPHTGLREKPPVEEPKARGKSSPPAETQAPPEHDFLGCMSKRSGLPRWILAACLFLSIMVMLWLSCASLVTAPDQHVKTQPLSINGDKEYLEDLDSSLPYSLRPVIAVAICPAENEEAALLPVKVDLDKTAL comes from the exons atggtccagctctcacttccatacatcactactgggaaaaccagatctttaactatacggacctttgttggcaag gatgcCGTCCTCAACGCCTGCTACCGGGGCTGCCGGCTGTTTTCCATCTGTCATTTTGTGGACGCCACGGCCGACCTGAACGCAACGAGAGTCGAGTGCGAATCGG CCTGTATGGAAGCTTACGCTGGTGGCGATGAACAGTTCGGCTGTACGACGGGATGCAGGACTCAGCTGCCGGAGACAGACAGCCGGGGAGAGAAG GTCCTGGACCCAAAGCCCGCCTCGTTCTCCGTCTTCGACCTGGTCTCCAGCTTCTGCAACGATATCGTCAGCTCGGCGCAGAGTTTCATTTCCTCCACGTGGACCTTCTACCTTCAGGCTGACGACGGGAAAGTCGTCGTTTTCCAG TCTCAGCCAGAGATCGAGTATCCGGTTCCAGAGGTCCAGGCACCCAAATCGGAGGTTTTGGAGAAGGCGTGGGCACCATCCacctccaacactttgaagcccCACACAG GCCTTCGGGAGAAACCCCCCGTGGAGGAGCCGAAAGCCAGAGGGAAATCGTCGCCCCCGGCAGAGACCCAGGCGCCCCCAGAACACGACTTTCTGGGCTGCATGTCCAA ACGTTCGGGGCTGCCGCGATGGATCCTGGCCGCTTGTCTCTTCCTCTCCATCATGGTGATGTTGTGGCTCAGTTGCGCGAGCTTGGTGACAGCTCCTGATCAGCACGTCAAGACCCAG CCCCTGAGTATCAACGGAGACAAGGAATATCTGGAAGACCTGGATAGCTCCCTTCCATATTCCCTCCGGCCCGTAATCGCCGTCGCCATCTGCCCGGCGGAGAACGAGGAAGCGGCGCTCCTGCCTGTCAAAGTGGATTTAGACAAGACCGCCCTCTAA
- the TMEM59L gene encoding transmembrane protein 59-like isoform X4 codes for MAEGAALLLFLLLPRAGLAALGGASSSPSSSSSSPSSSPPPPPPPSSSPPPGDGDPFSAQLGDISACQARCAPSLRLQTPGAKDAVLNACYRGCRLFSICHFVDATADLNATRVECESACMEAYAGGDEQFGCTTGCRTQLPETDSRGEKVLDPKPASFSVFDLVSSFCNDIVSSAQSFISSTWTFYLQADDGKVVVFQSQPEIEYPVPEVQAPKSEVLEKAWAPSTSNTLKPHTGLREKPPVEEPKARGKSSPPAETQAPPEHDFLGCMSNQFEASAPSMAGHNLVVSLWRGASGCYRRSGLPRWILAACLFLSIMVMLWLSCASLVTAPDQHVKTQPLSINGDKEYLEDLDSSLPYSLRPVIAVAICPAENEEAALLPVKVDLDKTAL; via the exons ATGGCCGAAGGCGCGGCGCTGCTCCTTTTCCTGCTGCTCCCGCGGGCCGGGCTGGCGGCCCTCGGCGgcgcttcttcttctccttcttcttcatcatcatctccttcttcttctcctcctcctccgccgcctcctTCGTCTTCTCCTCCGCCGGGAGACGGCGATCCTTTCTCGGCTCAGCTGGGCGATATCTCCGCTTGCCAAGCGCGCTGCGCGCCCAGCCTCCGTCTCCAGACCCCCGGCGCCAAG gatgcCGTCCTCAACGCCTGCTACCGGGGCTGCCGGCTGTTTTCCATCTGTCATTTTGTGGACGCCACGGCCGACCTGAACGCAACGAGAGTCGAGTGCGAATCGG CCTGTATGGAAGCTTACGCTGGTGGCGATGAACAGTTCGGCTGTACGACGGGATGCAGGACTCAGCTGCCGGAGACAGACAGCCGGGGAGAGAAG GTCCTGGACCCAAAGCCCGCCTCGTTCTCCGTCTTCGACCTGGTCTCCAGCTTCTGCAACGATATCGTCAGCTCGGCGCAGAGTTTCATTTCCTCCACGTGGACCTTCTACCTTCAGGCTGACGACGGGAAAGTCGTCGTTTTCCAG TCTCAGCCAGAGATCGAGTATCCGGTTCCAGAGGTCCAGGCACCCAAATCGGAGGTTTTGGAGAAGGCGTGGGCACCATCCacctccaacactttgaagcccCACACAG GCCTTCGGGAGAAACCCCCCGTGGAGGAGCCGAAAGCCAGAGGGAAATCGTCGCCCCCGGCAGAGACCCAGGCGCCCCCAGAACACGACTTTCTGGGCTGCATGTCCAA ccAGTTCGAAGCGTCCGCCCCCTCCATGGCCGGCCATAATCTCGTCGTCTCTCTCTGGCGGGGGGCCTCTGGGTGTTACAGACGTTCGGGGCTGCCGCGATGGATCCTGGCCGCTTGTCTCTTCCTCTCCATCATGGTGATGTTGTGGCTCAGTTGCGCGAGCTTGGTGACAGCTCCTGATCAGCACGTCAAGACCCAG CCCCTGAGTATCAACGGAGACAAGGAATATCTGGAAGACCTGGATAGCTCCCTTCCATATTCCCTCCGGCCCGTAATCGCCGTCGCCATCTGCCCGGCGGAGAACGAGGAAGCGGCGCTCCTGCCTGTCAAAGTGGATTTAGACAAGACCGCCCTCTAA
- the TMEM59L gene encoding transmembrane protein 59-like isoform X7, with product MAEDAVLNACYRGCRLFSICHFVDATADLNATRVECESACMEAYAGGDEQFGCTTGCRTQLPETDSRGEKVLDPKPASFSVFDLVSSFCNDIVSSAQSFISSTWTFYLQADDGKVVVFQSQPEIEYPVPEVQAPKSEVLEKAWAPSTSNTLKPHTGLREKPPVEEPKARGKSSPPAETQAPPEHDFLGCMSNQFEASAPSMAGHNLVVSLWRGASGCYRRSGLPRWILAACLFLSIMVMLWLSCASLVTAPDQHVKTQPLSINGDKEYLEDLDSSLPYSLRPVIAVAICPAENEEAALLPVKVDLDKTAL from the exons ATGGCTGAG gatgcCGTCCTCAACGCCTGCTACCGGGGCTGCCGGCTGTTTTCCATCTGTCATTTTGTGGACGCCACGGCCGACCTGAACGCAACGAGAGTCGAGTGCGAATCGG CCTGTATGGAAGCTTACGCTGGTGGCGATGAACAGTTCGGCTGTACGACGGGATGCAGGACTCAGCTGCCGGAGACAGACAGCCGGGGAGAGAAG GTCCTGGACCCAAAGCCCGCCTCGTTCTCCGTCTTCGACCTGGTCTCCAGCTTCTGCAACGATATCGTCAGCTCGGCGCAGAGTTTCATTTCCTCCACGTGGACCTTCTACCTTCAGGCTGACGACGGGAAAGTCGTCGTTTTCCAG TCTCAGCCAGAGATCGAGTATCCGGTTCCAGAGGTCCAGGCACCCAAATCGGAGGTTTTGGAGAAGGCGTGGGCACCATCCacctccaacactttgaagcccCACACAG GCCTTCGGGAGAAACCCCCCGTGGAGGAGCCGAAAGCCAGAGGGAAATCGTCGCCCCCGGCAGAGACCCAGGCGCCCCCAGAACACGACTTTCTGGGCTGCATGTCCAA ccAGTTCGAAGCGTCCGCCCCCTCCATGGCCGGCCATAATCTCGTCGTCTCTCTCTGGCGGGGGGCCTCTGGGTGTTACAGACGTTCGGGGCTGCCGCGATGGATCCTGGCCGCTTGTCTCTTCCTCTCCATCATGGTGATGTTGTGGCTCAGTTGCGCGAGCTTGGTGACAGCTCCTGATCAGCACGTCAAGACCCAG CCCCTGAGTATCAACGGAGACAAGGAATATCTGGAAGACCTGGATAGCTCCCTTCCATATTCCCTCCGGCCCGTAATCGCCGTCGCCATCTGCCCGGCGGAGAACGAGGAAGCGGCGCTCCTGCCTGTCAAAGTGGATTTAGACAAGACCGCCCTCTAA
- the TMEM59L gene encoding transmembrane protein 59-like isoform X1: MVQLSLPYITTGKTRSLTIRTFVGKDAVLNACYRGCRLFSICHFVDATADLNATRVECESACMEAYAGGDEQFGCTTGCRTQLPETDSRGEKVLDPKPASFSVFDLVSSFCNDIVSSAQSFISSTWTFYLQADDGKVVVFQSQPEIEYPVPEVQAPKSEVLEKAWAPSTSNTLKPHTGLREKPPVEEPKARGKSSPPAETQAPPEHDFLGCMSNQFEASAPSMAGHNLVVSLWRGASGCYRRSGLPRWILAACLFLSIMVMLWLSCASLVTAPDQHVKTQPLSINGDKEYLEDLDSSLPYSLRPVIAVAICPAENEEAALLPVKVDLDKTAL; encoded by the exons atggtccagctctcacttccatacatcactactgggaaaaccagatctttaactatacggacctttgttggcaag gatgcCGTCCTCAACGCCTGCTACCGGGGCTGCCGGCTGTTTTCCATCTGTCATTTTGTGGACGCCACGGCCGACCTGAACGCAACGAGAGTCGAGTGCGAATCGG CCTGTATGGAAGCTTACGCTGGTGGCGATGAACAGTTCGGCTGTACGACGGGATGCAGGACTCAGCTGCCGGAGACAGACAGCCGGGGAGAGAAG GTCCTGGACCCAAAGCCCGCCTCGTTCTCCGTCTTCGACCTGGTCTCCAGCTTCTGCAACGATATCGTCAGCTCGGCGCAGAGTTTCATTTCCTCCACGTGGACCTTCTACCTTCAGGCTGACGACGGGAAAGTCGTCGTTTTCCAG TCTCAGCCAGAGATCGAGTATCCGGTTCCAGAGGTCCAGGCACCCAAATCGGAGGTTTTGGAGAAGGCGTGGGCACCATCCacctccaacactttgaagcccCACACAG GCCTTCGGGAGAAACCCCCCGTGGAGGAGCCGAAAGCCAGAGGGAAATCGTCGCCCCCGGCAGAGACCCAGGCGCCCCCAGAACACGACTTTCTGGGCTGCATGTCCAA ccAGTTCGAAGCGTCCGCCCCCTCCATGGCCGGCCATAATCTCGTCGTCTCTCTCTGGCGGGGGGCCTCTGGGTGTTACAGACGTTCGGGGCTGCCGCGATGGATCCTGGCCGCTTGTCTCTTCCTCTCCATCATGGTGATGTTGTGGCTCAGTTGCGCGAGCTTGGTGACAGCTCCTGATCAGCACGTCAAGACCCAG CCCCTGAGTATCAACGGAGACAAGGAATATCTGGAAGACCTGGATAGCTCCCTTCCATATTCCCTCCGGCCCGTAATCGCCGTCGCCATCTGCCCGGCGGAGAACGAGGAAGCGGCGCTCCTGCCTGTCAAAGTGGATTTAGACAAGACCGCCCTCTAA
- the TMEM59L gene encoding transmembrane protein 59-like isoform X6, translated as MEVLWSRHPLSLVLIRSQRRGVNCVAESKRMLSCPFCQSNVPETIAKDAVLNACYRGCRLFSICHFVDATADLNATRVECESACMEAYAGGDEQFGCTTGCRTQLPETDSRGEKVLDPKPASFSVFDLVSSFCNDIVSSAQSFISSTWTFYLQADDGKVVVFQSQPEIEYPVPEVQAPKSEVLEKAWAPSTSNTLKPHTGLREKPPVEEPKARGKSSPPAETQAPPEHDFLGCMSNQFEASAPSMAGHNLVVSLWRGASGCYRRSGLPRWILAACLFLSIMVMLWLSCASLVTAPDQHVKTQPLSINGDKEYLEDLDSSLPYSLRPVIAVAICPAENEEAALLPVKVDLDKTAL; from the exons ATGGAGGTTCTGTGGAGCCGCCACCCTCTCTCCTTGGTGCTGATCCGGAGCCAACGGAGGGGCGTGAATTGTGTTGCTGAATCAAAGAGGATGCTCTCATGTCCTTTCTGTCAGTCAAATGTTCCTGAGACAATCGCAAAG gatgcCGTCCTCAACGCCTGCTACCGGGGCTGCCGGCTGTTTTCCATCTGTCATTTTGTGGACGCCACGGCCGACCTGAACGCAACGAGAGTCGAGTGCGAATCGG CCTGTATGGAAGCTTACGCTGGTGGCGATGAACAGTTCGGCTGTACGACGGGATGCAGGACTCAGCTGCCGGAGACAGACAGCCGGGGAGAGAAG GTCCTGGACCCAAAGCCCGCCTCGTTCTCCGTCTTCGACCTGGTCTCCAGCTTCTGCAACGATATCGTCAGCTCGGCGCAGAGTTTCATTTCCTCCACGTGGACCTTCTACCTTCAGGCTGACGACGGGAAAGTCGTCGTTTTCCAG TCTCAGCCAGAGATCGAGTATCCGGTTCCAGAGGTCCAGGCACCCAAATCGGAGGTTTTGGAGAAGGCGTGGGCACCATCCacctccaacactttgaagcccCACACAG GCCTTCGGGAGAAACCCCCCGTGGAGGAGCCGAAAGCCAGAGGGAAATCGTCGCCCCCGGCAGAGACCCAGGCGCCCCCAGAACACGACTTTCTGGGCTGCATGTCCAA ccAGTTCGAAGCGTCCGCCCCCTCCATGGCCGGCCATAATCTCGTCGTCTCTCTCTGGCGGGGGGCCTCTGGGTGTTACAGACGTTCGGGGCTGCCGCGATGGATCCTGGCCGCTTGTCTCTTCCTCTCCATCATGGTGATGTTGTGGCTCAGTTGCGCGAGCTTGGTGACAGCTCCTGATCAGCACGTCAAGACCCAG CCCCTGAGTATCAACGGAGACAAGGAATATCTGGAAGACCTGGATAGCTCCCTTCCATATTCCCTCCGGCCCGTAATCGCCGTCGCCATCTGCCCGGCGGAGAACGAGGAAGCGGCGCTCCTGCCTGTCAAAGTGGATTTAGACAAGACCGCCCTCTAA
- the SCAMP4 gene encoding secretory carrier-associated membrane protein 4, producing the protein MAEKVNNFPPLPKFIPLKPCFYQNFADEIPIDHQTLVRRIYHLWIFYCITLGVNLIACLAWWIAGGSGANFGLALLWLLAFSPCGYVCWFRPVYKAFRSDSSFNFMAFFFVFGAQFVLTVIQAVGIGGWGACGWLAAVTFFGTSVGAAVIMLIPAIMFTFSALVMLVCLLRVHRLYRGGGGSFQKAQDEWQTGSWRDPPSREAQFSNFSGNSLPEYPTVPNYPPGGRWP; encoded by the exons ATGGCAG AGAAAGTCAACAACTTCCCTCCGCTCCCCAAATTCATCCCGCTGAAACCGTGCTTCTACCAGAACTTTGCCGACGAGATTCCCATTGATCATCAGACGCTGGTCAGACGGATCTATCACTTATGGATCT TCTATTGCATCACCTTGGGTGTCAATCTCATCGCCTGCCTGGCCTGGTGGATTGCCGGCGGTTCCGGGGCCAACTTCGGCTTGGCGCTCCTCTGGCTCCTCGCTTTCAGTCCCTGCGGTTACGTCTGCTGGTTCCGGCCGGTCTACAAAGCCTTTAG GTCGGACAGCTCTTTTAACTTCATGGCTTTCTTCTTCGTCTTCGGAGCCCAGTTCGTCCTGACCGTCATTCAAGCCGTCGGCATCGGCGGCTGGGGAGCGTG cGGTTGGCTTGCAGCCGTGACGTTCTTCGGCACGAGCGTCGGTGCGGCCGTGATCATGCTCATCCCGGCGATCATGTTCACATTTTCGGCACTGGTGATGCTGGTTTGCCTTCTGCGG GTCCACCGGCTTTACCGCGGCGGCGGCGGAAGCTTCCAGAAAGCTCAGGACGAGTGGCAGACTGGGTCGTGGCGGGACCCCCCGAGCCGGGAAGCtcagttcagcaacttctctggGAACAGCCTTCCCGAATACCCAACCGTCCCCAACTACCCTCCCGGAGGCCGGTGGCCGTGA
- the TMEM59L gene encoding transmembrane protein 59-like isoform X2, whose product MVQLSLPYITTGKTRSLTIRTFVGKDAVLNACYRGCRLFSICHFVDATADLNATRVECESACMEAYAGGDEQFGCTTGCRTQLPETDSRGEKVLDPKPASFSVFDLVSSFCNDIVSSAQSFISSTWTFYLQADDGKVVVFQSQPEIEYPVPEVQAPKSEVLEKAWAPSTSNTLKPHTGLREKPPVEEPKARGKSSPPAETQAPPEHDFLGCMSKRGASGCYRRSGLPRWILAACLFLSIMVMLWLSCASLVTAPDQHVKTQPLSINGDKEYLEDLDSSLPYSLRPVIAVAICPAENEEAALLPVKVDLDKTAL is encoded by the exons atggtccagctctcacttccatacatcactactgggaaaaccagatctttaactatacggacctttgttggcaag gatgcCGTCCTCAACGCCTGCTACCGGGGCTGCCGGCTGTTTTCCATCTGTCATTTTGTGGACGCCACGGCCGACCTGAACGCAACGAGAGTCGAGTGCGAATCGG CCTGTATGGAAGCTTACGCTGGTGGCGATGAACAGTTCGGCTGTACGACGGGATGCAGGACTCAGCTGCCGGAGACAGACAGCCGGGGAGAGAAG GTCCTGGACCCAAAGCCCGCCTCGTTCTCCGTCTTCGACCTGGTCTCCAGCTTCTGCAACGATATCGTCAGCTCGGCGCAGAGTTTCATTTCCTCCACGTGGACCTTCTACCTTCAGGCTGACGACGGGAAAGTCGTCGTTTTCCAG TCTCAGCCAGAGATCGAGTATCCGGTTCCAGAGGTCCAGGCACCCAAATCGGAGGTTTTGGAGAAGGCGTGGGCACCATCCacctccaacactttgaagcccCACACAG GCCTTCGGGAGAAACCCCCCGTGGAGGAGCCGAAAGCCAGAGGGAAATCGTCGCCCCCGGCAGAGACCCAGGCGCCCCCAGAACACGACTTTCTGGGCTGCATGTCCAA GCGGGGGGCCTCTGGGTGTTACAGACGTTCGGGGCTGCCGCGATGGATCCTGGCCGCTTGTCTCTTCCTCTCCATCATGGTGATGTTGTGGCTCAGTTGCGCGAGCTTGGTGACAGCTCCTGATCAGCACGTCAAGACCCAG CCCCTGAGTATCAACGGAGACAAGGAATATCTGGAAGACCTGGATAGCTCCCTTCCATATTCCCTCCGGCCCGTAATCGCCGTCGCCATCTGCCCGGCGGAGAACGAGGAAGCGGCGCTCCTGCCTGTCAAAGTGGATTTAGACAAGACCGCCCTCTAA
- the TMEM59L gene encoding transmembrane protein 59-like isoform X5 yields the protein MAEGAALLLFLLLPRAGLAALGGASSSPSSSSSSPSSSPPPPPPPSSSPPPGDGDPFSAQLGDISACQARCAPSLRLQTPGAKDAVLNACYRGCRLFSICHFVDATADLNATRVECESACMEAYAGGDEQFGCTTGCRTQLPETDSRGEKVLDPKPASFSVFDLVSSFCNDIVSSAQSFISSTWTFYLQADDGKVVVFQSQPEIEYPVPEVQAPKSEVLEKAWAPSTSNTLKPHTGLREKPPVEEPKARGKSSPPAETQAPPEHDFLGCMSKRSGLPRWILAACLFLSIMVMLWLSCASLVTAPDQHVKTQPLSINGDKEYLEDLDSSLPYSLRPVIAVAICPAENEEAALLPVKVDLDKTAL from the exons ATGGCCGAAGGCGCGGCGCTGCTCCTTTTCCTGCTGCTCCCGCGGGCCGGGCTGGCGGCCCTCGGCGgcgcttcttcttctccttcttcttcatcatcatctccttcttcttctcctcctcctccgccgcctcctTCGTCTTCTCCTCCGCCGGGAGACGGCGATCCTTTCTCGGCTCAGCTGGGCGATATCTCCGCTTGCCAAGCGCGCTGCGCGCCCAGCCTCCGTCTCCAGACCCCCGGCGCCAAG gatgcCGTCCTCAACGCCTGCTACCGGGGCTGCCGGCTGTTTTCCATCTGTCATTTTGTGGACGCCACGGCCGACCTGAACGCAACGAGAGTCGAGTGCGAATCGG CCTGTATGGAAGCTTACGCTGGTGGCGATGAACAGTTCGGCTGTACGACGGGATGCAGGACTCAGCTGCCGGAGACAGACAGCCGGGGAGAGAAG GTCCTGGACCCAAAGCCCGCCTCGTTCTCCGTCTTCGACCTGGTCTCCAGCTTCTGCAACGATATCGTCAGCTCGGCGCAGAGTTTCATTTCCTCCACGTGGACCTTCTACCTTCAGGCTGACGACGGGAAAGTCGTCGTTTTCCAG TCTCAGCCAGAGATCGAGTATCCGGTTCCAGAGGTCCAGGCACCCAAATCGGAGGTTTTGGAGAAGGCGTGGGCACCATCCacctccaacactttgaagcccCACACAG GCCTTCGGGAGAAACCCCCCGTGGAGGAGCCGAAAGCCAGAGGGAAATCGTCGCCCCCGGCAGAGACCCAGGCGCCCCCAGAACACGACTTTCTGGGCTGCATGTCCAA ACGTTCGGGGCTGCCGCGATGGATCCTGGCCGCTTGTCTCTTCCTCTCCATCATGGTGATGTTGTGGCTCAGTTGCGCGAGCTTGGTGACAGCTCCTGATCAGCACGTCAAGACCCAG CCCCTGAGTATCAACGGAGACAAGGAATATCTGGAAGACCTGGATAGCTCCCTTCCATATTCCCTCCGGCCCGTAATCGCCGTCGCCATCTGCCCGGCGGAGAACGAGGAAGCGGCGCTCCTGCCTGTCAAAGTGGATTTAGACAAGACCGCCCTCTAA